A stretch of Arthrobacter sp. NEB 688 DNA encodes these proteins:
- a CDS encoding SDR family NAD(P)-dependent oxidoreductase: protein MPRYSLDGRVVAITGSTGGLGREVASALRARGARLAVLDLDQDAVDTQALALGGPDVARGWRVDVRDMATLEDALAGAAEHFGGIDVVVANAGIECMSAMSTLSLETFERIVDINLTGVWRTFKAALPHVSERRGYLMAVSSMAAFVHSPLQGGYTASKAGVWALCDSTRLEVRHLGVDVGSVHPTFFQTPMMDNVFADPAGLRLWGGNKKGLWKMVSRDSVIEDIVSGIEHRRKMVVCPKRNTFLARIPGLVHPVIDRIGFPGRTVPDAIALTTRG from the coding sequence ATGCCCCGCTACTCCCTCGACGGCCGCGTCGTCGCCATCACCGGCAGCACCGGCGGTCTCGGCCGCGAGGTGGCCTCGGCCCTGCGCGCGCGCGGCGCCCGCCTCGCGGTCCTCGACCTCGACCAGGACGCCGTCGACACCCAGGCGCTCGCGCTCGGCGGTCCCGACGTCGCTCGCGGGTGGCGCGTCGACGTGCGTGACATGGCCACCCTCGAGGACGCCCTCGCCGGCGCCGCCGAGCACTTCGGCGGCATCGACGTCGTCGTCGCGAACGCGGGGATCGAGTGCATGTCCGCCATGTCGACCCTCAGTCTCGAGACGTTCGAGCGGATCGTCGACATCAACCTCACCGGCGTGTGGCGGACCTTCAAGGCCGCCCTCCCCCACGTCAGCGAGCGGCGGGGCTACCTCATGGCCGTCTCCTCCATGGCCGCCTTCGTCCACTCACCCCTGCAGGGCGGCTACACGGCGAGCAAGGCCGGCGTCTGGGCCCTGTGCGACAGCACCCGGCTCGAGGTGCGCCACCTCGGCGTGGACGTGGGCAGCGTGCACCCGACCTTCTTCCAGACCCCGATGATGGACAACGTCTTCGCCGACCCGGCCGGGCTGCGCCTGTGGGGCGGCAACAAGAAGGGCCTGTGGAAGATGGTGTCGCGAGACTCCGTCATCGAGGACATCGTCAGCGGCATCGAGCACCGCCGCAAGATGGTCGTCTGCCCCAAGCGCAACACCTTTCTCGCCCGGATCCCGGGCCTGGTCCACCCCGTCATCGACCGCATCGGGTTCCCCGGGCGCACCGTCCCCGACGCGATCGCCCTGACGACGCGGGGCTGA